Proteins encoded by one window of Arachis hypogaea cultivar Tifrunner chromosome 1, arahy.Tifrunner.gnm2.J5K5, whole genome shotgun sequence:
- the LOC112795811 gene encoding uncharacterized protein, with protein sequence MSEASKSLGGHERVGPDYFGYYSSEVVNLLSQDEDALSVATDASEVPQNKCGEGENNAVGTNGNCSGELFSDGIGAGLSDLKKDRLRSLLRQSVTTLSSEVDEVVDPVFAIHQLQSKQRSKKQTLDHTAVASNNAQHIPCKKSKILSPPSSASLHEQFSDVNPTCSTEVNDDLQFLLENDSVEVQEMVKNCANELNGTLEYMEKQLEVLLDAVTSKCRPMTLGERQQLQRMIQKLPAKNLDRIAEIICRSRPTEQPNCDKIFVDLEKEDNATLWRLYYYVEAVEKAKTLSCTQEV encoded by the exons ATGTCGGAAGCGTCGAAAAGTTTGGGTGGCCATGAAAGAGTAGGACCTGATTACTTTGGTTATTATTCTTCTGAAGTTGTTAATCTGTTGTCACAAGATGAGGATGCTTTGTCTGTTGCTACCGATGCGTCCGAGGTGCCTCAAAATAAGTGTGGAGAAGGAGAGAACAATGCAGTTGGCACCAATGGCAATTGTTCCGGGGAATTGTTCAGTGATGGCATTGGAGCTGGGCTTTCAGACCTGAAAAAGGACAGATTACGATCACTGCTCAGACAGAGTGTCACTACTCTTTCGTCCGAAGTTGATGAG GTGGTAGACCCTGTTTTTGCTATACATCAATTGCAATCTAAACAAAGAAGTAAAAAACAGACGCTGGATCATACAGCTGTTGCATCAAACAATGCTCAGCATATTCCTTGTAAAAAGTCAAAGATCTTATCACCGCCCTCTTCAGCTAGCCTCCATGAACAATTTAGTGATGTCAATCCCACATGCAGTACAGAG GTGAATGATGATCTCCAGTTTCTATTAGAGAATGACAGTGTGGAGGTTCAGGAGATGGTGAAGAACTGTGCAAATGAACTGAATGGAACA TTGGAATACATGGAAAAACAACTGGAGGTACTACTTGATGCTGTAACGTCGAAGTGCAG GCCCATGACCCTTGGTGAGAGGCAACAGCTTCAGAGAATGATTCAGAAACTACCAGCAAAAAATCTTGACCGAATCGCTGAGATAATTTGTCGAAGTAGGCCTACAGAACAACCAAATTGTGATAAAATCTTTGTTGATCTGGAAAAAGAG GATAATGCTACACTTTGGAGACTGTATTATTATGTTGAAGCTGTTGAGAAAGCCAAAACACTCTCTTGCACTCAAGAGGTTTAG
- the LOC112795835 gene encoding phosphatidylinositol 4-kinase gamma 5, which produces MSSKLDSPIQTQMAVAVMRSPLSTEYRGGNKSIEGEKQPAGRRRVFVQTDTGCVLSMELDRGDNAHTVKRRLQVALNVPTEQSSLTFGDLVLKNDLSAVRKDSPLLLTRNLIHRSSSTPCLSPTGRDMQQRDKSGIIEILGQSNHLNRMKDMVKDIVKAIKMGADPIPVHSGLGGAYYFLNSRGENAAIVKPTDEEPFAPNNPKGFVGKALGQPGLKRSVRVGETGFREVAAYLLDYEHFANVPPTALVKITHSIFNVNDGVNGNNTQRKKLVSKIASFQQFIPHDYDASDHGTSSFPVAAVHRIGILDIRILNTDRHAGNLLVRKLGSFDQVDLIPIDHGLCLPEALEDPYFEWIHWPQASIPFSEDELSYIAKLDPAQDCDMLRAELPMIREACLRVLVLCTIFLKEAAAFGLCLAEIGEMMTREFRSGEEEPSELEVVCLEARKMLVEREELSPSPRTDLGEDYFQFDIDCDEAGSDFNPKMAMDDPLTRSPKPIFGNGYARSPLSKLDESIEEGEEGSDGEYPEGPANPTHDGNIPPVSKLSVSLKNTMLSEASQKHQTYFGGKSDTDAYFANTSSGHRSANEQLPASISFVKLVDMTEDEWTMFLEKFVDLLYPAFARRKSITLGQRQRQRLGTSCQF; this is translated from the coding sequence ATGTCTAGTAAATTGGACAGCCCAATTCAAACCCAGATGGCTGTGGCAGTGATGAGGAGCCCTTTAAGCACGGAGTACCGTGGGGGGAACAAGAGCATTGAAGGAGAGAAGCAACCTGCTGGGAGGAGAAGGGTTTTTGTGCAAACCGATACCGGGTGTGTCTTGAGCATGGAATTGGATCGAGGTGACAATGCACATACTGTGAAGAGGAGGCTGCAGGTTGCCCTTAATGTGCCTACTGAACAGAGCTCACTAACATTTGGGGATTTGGTCTTGAAGAACGACCTTAGTGCTGTACGGAAGGATTCACCCCTTCTTCTCACAAGGAATCTTATTCATAGGAGCTCATCCACACCGTGCTTGTCACCTACCGGACGTGATATGCAGCAAAGGGACAAGAGTGGGATTATTGAGATATTGGGGCAGTCAAATCACCTTAATAGGATGAAAGATATGGTTAAAGACATTGTGAAGGCAATTAAGATGGGGGCAGATCCAATTCCTGTTCATAGTGGGCTTGGGGGTGCTTACTATTTCCTGAATAGCCGTGGTGAGAATGCAGCAATTGTGAAACCAACTGATGAGGAGCCTTTTGCCCCAAACAATCCGAAAGGTTTTGTTGGTAAAGCTCTTGGACAACCAGGTCTGAAGCGCTCGGTTCGGGTGGGGGAAACAGGGTTCAGGGAGGTTGCTGCTTATCTTCTTGACTATGAACATTTTGCAAATGTGCCTCCCACTGCCTTGGTGAAGATAACTCACTCAATTTTTAACGTCAATGATGGGGTCAATGGGAACAACACACAAAGGAAAAAGCTGGTTAGCAAGATTGCCTCTTTCCAGCAGTTCATACCTCATGACTATGATGCAAGCGACCACGGGACATCAAGCTTCCCAGTCGCTGCTGTGCACCGTATAGGGATATTAGACATTAGGATTCTTAACACAGATAGGCATGCTGGCAATTTGTTAGTTAGAAAGCTTGGGAGTTTTGATCAAGTAGATTTAATTCCCATTGATCATGGTCTTTGCCTACCAGAAGCTTTGGAGGATCCTTATTTTGAATGGATTCATTGGCCTCAGGCTTCAATTCCTTTCTCTGAGGACGAACTATCTTACATTGCGAAGCTGGATCCTGCTCAAGATTGTGACATGTTACGTGCTGAACTTCCCATGATCCGAGAGGCGTGTCTTCGGGTCTTAGTACTCTGCACCAttttcctcaaggaagcagcTGCTTTTGGTCTGTGTCTTGCTGAAATTGGTGAGATGATGACTAGGGAATTTCGCAGTGGTGAGGAGGAACCCAGTGAGTTGGAGGTTGTTTGTTTGGAGGCAAGGAAGATGCTGGTGGAGAGGGAAGAACTGTCTCCCTCCCCGAGGACTGACTTGGGAGAAGACTACTTCCAGTTTGATATAGACTGTGATGAAGCTGGGTCTGATTTCAATCCAAAGATGGCCATGGATGATCCTTTAACAAGATCACCTAAACCCATTTTTGGGAATGGGTATGCTCGCAGCCCCCTCTCAAAACTGGATGAGAGCATTGAAGAGGGAGAAGAGGGCAGTGATGGCGAATATCCTGAAGGTCCTGCCAATCCTACCCATGATGGAAATATCCCACCCGTTTCAAAACTTTCTGTGTCACTGAAGAACACCATGCTAAGCGAGGCAAGCCAGAAACATCAGACATACTTTGGAGGGAAATCCGATACTGATGCCTATTTTGCAAATACATCATCTGGTCATAGGAGTGCCAATGAGCAGCTTCCTGCAAGCATAAGCTTTGTGAAGTTGGTTGATATGACTGAGGATGAATGGACTATGTTTCTGGAGAAGTTTGTAGATCTGCTGTATCCGGCATTTGCGAGGAGGAAATCCATAACCTTAGGTCAAAGACAGAGGCAGAGGCTTGGTACGTCGTGCCAGTTTTGA